ATAAATTAAACTCAGCGAAGGCGAAAATCTTAATGTATCTAACTATTTGAGTTAAGGAAAACTCGAAAAAAGTCGGGAAATTTTGACTAAAAACTTCGAAATTTCCGACAAGCGCCCCTGATAGCACCCTAGATTCACCACTGGTTCAAAAGCTTGTTTTATTTTTGCAAAAATTATCCGATGAAATCTGTTTTAGGGTTAAAACGGATATTCATGTacatatattatattttattttatttaaagttggatataatataatattagtattacaCGGAAAAGTGTATGCATGCAGGAATGGAGGAAAAGATGTTGGAAAAAAATGAAACTAGAGTATATCCTAAATTAAGAAAATGGCCAAGTATGGAATCACTTGTTTGTAAAGGGATATGTGCGGCTTTTAGACAGACTCCATATTTGAGTAATATCTCACTCAATTTATTTTCTTTGGGATTGTGTATGCCAAGTTTCTTTTCACTTTTCATGTGAAAAATCACTTCTTTTTTTAGAGTATAAAACAAAGTAGTAGTAGACTAGTAATAGTGTCGATAATTAGGTCCCTTCTTTTGAATTGAAACTATATATCTGAAATGACAATACGTCTAAAATATCATCACACTAATCACTAATATATATGAAAATGCGGTAGTGAAATTCAAACTACTCGTAAAATCTCGTAACAATAACTTTTCGATTTAAGTATACTAAAGAATTCAATAACTAATAAACTCTTATGGAGTATAATAAAAGGCGGTTTTTAAAATTAGCGTACTTAATGAAGGGTAGTTTTGTAAATAAAGAAATGTACGTTGTCCATCCCGATCATTTATTCACTTATctaatgaccgggacggagggagtaataagaCATGCAGTTGTGTAGACATTGAGTTAACATAAGAAGAATATGGTACATGTTGTCCCcattaaaaaacaaaaaaaaacaaaatccaaaaagAAAATCACTATCATCATCTCATCATGTTTCAGACAGCAACTGTTAACTCCCCATCAATTCGCAACTCCAATAAACTACTTGcagcttttcttttcttttctttattttatttaatttattccaTCAACTTCATCTACCAAATTAAATGAATTTaatgacattaatttaatttatttaattactcCTAAAACATTTTTTTCACACATTTCCCATAATTTTTTCCCATCTAACGAATTAAATGAACTAAAAACAAAAAACGTATTCCGTACTCTTTTTATAGTGATTATTATTTATGTATGTTTATTTTATGGGTAATGCTAAATGCAACtcaatgggttgtatttaagcattaaaTACCTCTTAATTTGggtattaatttagaaattaagaactaaattacacattaaccaatacaattaatgcatatatcAAGAATTTATTTCGTCTTTTGGTTTTTTAAATACAACCCAGtcactgggttgtatttatcattacccttGTTTTATTAGTTAATCTATTAATTTCCCGCCGTGTTTTTGCCCATACAAGACGGAATTACGAATCAATAACTTTAATCAAAGTCTTACTAGCTCAATCCTCATTTCCTTATAATTTTAATGTAAAACTTTTAAATTAAAGGTTTGTAATTTTCACCGTAAATATATTAAAAAGTACTCGTATTTCGCATTTGTCACATGAGAAAATCTTTTGTAAAATTATATTTATTCCAATGCAAAAGATTGGATTAAAGTGTTGCCATCAACCttcaaaatatttttaaaaaaaatattttcatttcACAAATCGCACAATATGACATCTCACATAAAAGAACTGTCTCATAGCGTGAAACCGTCTTTTATTTAACAACTTTCATACAGAATATCAATTAAATAATGTGATTTAATCAGACCGATTAATTAAAGTCATACATAATCATACTTTATTAATCAATAATCTACTTCGTTATTAAACTATCTTGTGTACATTGAATATGTGACATAACAAACAAAATGAGTTGGAAAAAATAATACTGAACGAATAAATTCGATACAGAATCTCATTTGATACCGTCTTAACCTTACTCAACCTTTTTTTTTAACTAtacgtcttaaacttaaaacgacTGTTTTTATTAATAGATATTTAATCAAAATAAGCGAGAAAAATTAATATACCTTGCGGAATGAAGAGGAAATCGTTTATTCGGAAGTTTGGATCGAAGCGAATACAAATCACCTCCAGAACAATACTccataacaatacaagaaaaatGCGACGCATCAAATTGAGCATAAAGCGTCGGTAAAAAAGGATGATCCAACATTTTTAATATCTTCTTCTCCATTTCCGCTCTTTGAGTTTTATTCTTCGCCGCAAGAGCTTCTTTATCAACAACCTTCATAGCATACTCACATTTATCGTCGGACCGGAGTCGACATAAATAAACCGTGCTAATATCGCCTGAACCGACTTTACGGACTAAATTAAAGTCTCTAAAGGATAAGGGCCGGTTACAGGCGGCTGTGGATGAGACAATTGCCTCGAAAGCCGATTCCGAGGATCGGTGTGGTTTTAATAGGGAGAGGTTTTCGGAATTCGATTTCGCTAATGCGAGATCGAACGAGAGGTGGGAGGATATTGTTGTGTTTTGGTATCGCATTTTATTTTAATGCGGGAATAAAATTTAAATGAGATCGTTGTATATATAAAGTAGCATGGGTTTATTAATTAGGGGGAAATAAAGGAAGTGATGGGGGGAAATTATTAAAAGTAAGGTTTTAAGTTGAGACGGAAAAATTTAAATGAGATCGTTGTATATAAAGACGGGTTTTAAGTTAGGAGGGAAATTGTGTGTGTGTTTTGTGGGAGGAAGAGCATTTATAGTTAGGAGGGAAAGAGGGGAGAAAGGGTGGGTGGTGTGTATTTATGCGATTTGTGTACGGAATGGATGGGATTCCGAGTGAAATTTGTAGGGGTGTCAGTCAAAATTAATTTAACCATTGACTTTTTTGGTACTCAATCTATTTTTATAGGGGGTAATTTCAAGGGTTTTGGGGGTGTGAAAATGTGAATTTGAGGTGAGTAAATTGAGTTTTGGATCGGAAAAATAGATTGAATTGGATCTTTTGTTTTGGAACTCGAAATGAATTTATTTAGGTCTGGGTCTTTGATTCTTAGAGCAATAGTAATAGAAGAACTTTATATTAAGTTCTCCTTATGACATATTATATTTTATTAGTTTCAATGTTTAAGAACTTTTGTCCACAATAGATGACATTTGTATAACGTtcttaaataaaaaaataaaaaaataaaaaataagtaaTTGGTCTTCCACATTTTTCAAAGTATGCTTATTGGTTCTCAAATTCCCATGTATGAACAACCAAGTTCTTATTTTGGAACTCGATTCTTAAAATTAAGAACAACTTTTTACTTGCAATAGAAGAAGTTTTTATTTTGGGTTCTTAGTGATTACCACAAGACTAAGAACCACTATTGTTATTGCTCTTAGTTTTTAAGGTTTCGGTTCAATCTAAGATCGGTTGATTTAGATTAAGATAGAATGAATTGAATTTGATGCTTTTTAAAACGAGATAAATTACCGTAGAATTAACAATTTTGTATATGAGTTTCAAAATTGGGAAGTTGCGTTTACTTTCTACCATACTAGTAAGAGTAATATCCATTTGAATTTTCACATTAATAAAAGTGGAATATTATTTAAAAAGGTGTAGTTAGCGTAAGAGAGTAACCCAGTCGATTTATTTGAACTCGAGTTTAGAATAAGTCGGGAACTCTTCGAGCTTAAAAAGTTAAATTTTGAAATCAGCTTAAGCTCAACTCGAGCTCAATTATATCATTGttttctttatttgtttttttcactttaaaagtcaattaaaaatgaaaaaaatattttaaaataaatacaaatataaaatacttaagatatactccgtataataaAAAGTTGATCATAGATGCTAAAATAACGTTTGATTGGAAACAAAAACAATTGAAAAATactaaaaatcaaataaaaataaaaataaaacgagCTTTAATGAGCTTCAAGTTCTCTTAAGCTTGTAATCAGCTCGAATTAGAACAAGCTCGACTTAAAAGTAGTTTTGACCGATTTCGAAACGACGTTAAACCTAATTAATTACAAGAGATCTACGAGCTCACTCGGATTATTATCACCCATATTTTAGccttttttattaaaaaaaatgtaaagATGTACCCCCTATAATATTAATGATGACGAAATGATAGTTGGTGATGATAAATTATTTTCACTAGTACAGTACACAAAGTGTTAAAACTTAAAAGTACTTCCAATTTACTCCCTAGCGGCTAGCTCCTCTTTCCAATGACTTTGATTTTTCACTATCATCACGTGCAAATCATAAGAAAACTCAATATTATTAGAAGACATTTTAGCCTTTTAGGTAGTTTATGTGATCACAATAATATGAAGTAATCCGTATAAAATTTTAGCTAAATTATTTTTGTGCAAGTTTTTAAATAAGTaatttatttaaccaaataaggtaaatgaaaataattaaaataacatGATAAAGTAACTTTTGAGAAATAAACTagcttaattatttaattagtatAACTTTATTTTGGTAATAATCAGTTAACTTTTCAACTAGTTTGTCGAACATTTTTACTATAATGCGTTGTCTTATTAATTTCAAAGTTTTAGATACTTTGTTTTGCTAGTTTTTCAGTTTTTAACTACATTTATCAAATAGAACAAAAAGTTATTAACAATGAAAAACGGTAAGTAATTCTGAATTTGGATATATATTTGATGGCAAATTTTGTAATATTAGAATTATCATTAGGATAATAAGGTATCAATCAAGATTGGCTTCTTAATTAAAAAAATCTCTCTTTTTGGTGTTACTCTAAATAACCTAGCTACATGGTATAAAATGATCAATTGACTACTTAAAAGTTATTGTCATTGTTTGTTTTTCTTGGTACAATAAGTTATTGTCATTGTAATAAGCATATGACAACACCACAAATATAAATAGCAGAAAACAACATTTGATGGGAGGAAGTTTTGACATTTGTGAGGTGCTTTGATTTGAAGACAAAAGTGAGTAATAGTTACGATGCGAGTAGAGGTGGCCACAAGCTGGGTCTAGTAGTTGTTCAACCTAGGTTGTCTCGGGCGAGTCATGTCTGGCCTTGAACCAACTCATGACTAAGTCAGGCGGAGCCAGACTATATTTTTTATGCTTTTGGCATGCCCGGGCGAGCCATGCCACAAATCTTTGACCATGAACCAGCCCAACGAGGGAGACAGACTAGGCCGAGCTTGTCTGCAAACTCCCGGACTGGCATAAATCTCATCCTAGAAGCCAGGCCGACACGTGTCAGCTCGTTGAAATAGCCACCTCTGGTTAGTTCCTGAGTAACAACGCATATGTTAGCTAATTGGTAAAGTTATGAGTAGTGATACTTATGACCTGAGTTTAAATCCCGTCTACATCAAATCCGCCCCTGTAATAATTAGTAGTAGTGGAGTAATAATTAAGATAAACCTAGCTTCTACAATCCAAGAAGTATCATGCCATATATCTTGGGTTAAGATTCACATCCTATTTGGGAAATTTTCTAGATATTAGTCTTTTACCAATAAGAACCGATGTATGTCATTAAGAAGCGAAGTAGCAATGAAACACCCAAATAATATTCCCGTTGTTTTGTAACGGGGACATGAGACAAGGTATGTGCATTTAACTCTAAAATAATTATCccaagttaataaaaataatacatAATGTATTGGATGAATAAGTGTGACTATCACATGTAATTACGTAAATAATGTGCTACATTATGTACATAATCACTATATCAAGATCCACCCGAAAGTAGTATCCAACAATTTCAATAAATAACGCCTTTGAGGAATCCAATGCTTCAAAACTTCAAATAATGTGTCAATACACTTCAAATAATGTGTACTTATTGACTTGGACAACTCCAATCTTTTCAATTAGTAGACTTATTTATAGACCTGGTAAAAGCAACTCAATTCGATTGACCTGATTTAAAAAGATTGGCCCGAGATTCGAAGAACTACATAatccgaatgtgacccgaaatgATAGAATATTAGTAAATAATGTAAATCATTTAGTTTCCTAATGATTAGTTTGTAATTATTCGCTAATATTCGGTTACCTAGTTTGTAGCTTAACCTAGCTTAACCTAAGTGTATTTAACCAAGAACGATTAATTGAATAAGGCACCGATTATTCTATTCTGAATATCGCTtccgctcttcttcttcttcttcgttaATTAAGCCAGCCGCCTCTCTCGACCTCTCGTCAAACCAGACCTCACGTCACTCATGGCTCCTGGCAAATCAACGTTTCACCCGGCTTTCGCCGTCACCAACATCTCCAACCATATCTCGGTCAAATTAGGGTTGGATAATGACCAATATCCATTGTGGGTTGCTCTGTTTACGAACCACGCAAAATCTCACCGCGTGCTTCACCATATCATCACGCCGAAATCCGGCGGTCCAAAGGCTCCGGTAACGGATGATGAGAAGGAACAATGGGACACCCTCGATGCAACGGTCCTTCAGTGGATTTACTCTACCATATCCACCGATCTCTTGGAAACTGTCATCAAATCTGATTCCACCGCCATGGATACATGGAATCGTATCGCTGATATTTTTCAGAACAACAAAAATTCGCGCGCAGTCACTCTCGAGCAAGAGTTCTCTCACGTTGAGATGTCGGATTTTTCGTCAGTTTCGGCATATTGTCAACGCCTCAAATCTTTATCGGATCAATTAAAGAATGTGGGTGCTCCGGTTTCTAATAGTCGATTGGTTTTCCAATTGGTTTCCGGACTCACAGAGGCTTATCAAAATGTCGGATCGATTATTCGTCAACGTGACCCGCTTCCCCAATTTTATCAAGCAAGATCAATGCTTACTTTGGAGGAGGCAAGTTTTGCGAAACAGGCCGCTACTGGTAGTGCGGCCATGTATGCAAAGAACTCGGCTGATAGCGACGGCGGCGGCTCGGCTACAAATTCGAGCAACAACAACGGTAAGGGTACTCGTAGCAACGGAAATGGTAAGAAGAAGGGTAAAGGCGGCAAAGGAAAATCTAACACTCCGGCCTCCGCGCCTATCACGGCATCTACTTCTTCTCCCGCTCCTGCTCCGACTGCGCAGGCACCGCGGCCTCAGGGATATGGGCCATGGCAGTGGCCCCCCTCTCCATGGGGTTACCCGCCTTGCCCGTATCCTGCTGGCCCTTGGGCGAGACCACCTGGTTCGAATCGTGGTGGTCACTCGGGTATTTTGGGTCCGAGACCTGCTCGGGCATACACGGCTGAGGGACCTCCGTCTCATACGGATATTGCTGCTGCGATGTATACTTTGGGTCTAGGTCCACCAGAGTCGTGGGTAATGGACACTGGCGCTACTTCCCATATGACATCGGACCAAGGTAAACTCTCGTCTTTTGTTAATTCGAGCATTCCTAATGGTATTATTGTCGGAAATGGCCATTCCATTCCAATTAAAGGGTTCGGTCAGTCCAAAATTCCCAAACCCCATCCCCCGTTTGTTCTTAAAAACGTTCTGTATTCTCCACATTTAGTCAAAAACTTAATTTCGGTTCGAAAATTCACTACTGATAATCACGTCACTATTGAATTTGATCCCTTTGGTTTTTGTGTGAAGGATATACGGACGGGGACACAACTCATGAGGTGTAATAGTCAGGGCAACCTCTATCCCATTTCGAGCACCAACACGACACCACCCTCGTCAAATTTTTCTGGTCTCGCTGCTTCGTCTCTTTGGCATGATCGTTTAGGTCATCCCGGGAATTCTACTATTTCTTGTCTTAGGAAAAATAAATTGATTGATTGTAATTTGTCTCGCAAGTTATTTTGTCAATCTTGTCCGCTTGGTAAACATATTCGTCTTCCTTTTGCTATGTCAAACTCTAGTACTTGCATGCCATTTGATATTATTCATTGCGATCTTTGGACCTCACCTGTCTTAAGTTCAGCTGGCCATAAATATTACCTATTAATTTTAGACGATTATAGTAATTTTTTATGAACTTTTCCGATAGCAAAGAAAAGTCATGTTAACGCTAGACTAACGCATTTTCACGCCTTTATACAAACTCAATTTGAACGTAAAATAAAATCGATTCAATGCGACAACGGAACGGAATTTATTACTGGCATATTTAAAACGTTTTGTGCTACTCACGGCCTCGTTTTTCGCCTGTCTTGCCCACATACTTCGTCACAAAATGGCAAAGCTGAACGCAAAATCCGTTCCACTAATAACATGATTCGAACACTTTTATTTCACGCGTCTATCCCAGTTAAGTATTGGCACTATGCACTTGATATGGCTACCTATTTGACAAATATATTACCAAGTAAACCTATTTCTTTTGACACTCCTTTACGGGTTCTATATCATCGACCTCCGATATATAGTCACCTCCGAGTATTCGGTTGTTTATGTTACCCACTTATTCCGTCAACCACTATACATAAACTACAACCGCGCTCGACACCGTGTGTTTTCTTGGGATATCCAAATAATCACCGTGGTTACATTTGTCTTGACATCGCTTCTAGTAAAATTTTTATTAGTCGGCATGTATTATTCGATGAGCATAATTTTCCTTTCACTAAACTATGCTCTAATGACATATCCACTTACAATTTTTTGGATACTGGTTTGTCCCCTTATGTTCTTGATCATTTAGTTGACTCACCACCATCCCCCACGGCACACACAACTCCCCCACCAATCAGCTCCCCTCCCACGGCGTCTGACCCCTCTCCCCACCATGATCAACCCACGGCTACTGCTACGACCAGTACTACACAGCCTGGTCCCACGGCACGTACCAAAGCAACAACACGGGGTGATCACGGTATATACAAACCCAACCCAAAATATTTCAAACCTAACCCATCCCAAAATTTGAGTCACACTGTTGCTATTTCACCGGTTCCCCGCGACCCAGTGTCCGCCCTTCGTGACCCTAATTGGAAAATGGCTATGGATGACGAATATAATGCTCTTATTGATAATAAGACTTGGGTTTTGGTTCCACGTCCTGCGAATACAAATATTATACGCTCTATGTGGATTTTTCGTCACAAATTTCATTCTGATGACTCTTTTGAAAGGTATAAGGCTCGTCTTGTAGGTGACGGAAAAACGCAGCAAATTGGAATTGATTGCGGTGAGACTTTTAGTCCGGTTGTCAAACCCGCGACCATACGCACCGTGTTGTCCATTGCGGTTTCCAAGTCTTGGGCTGTTCATCAACTCGACGTCAAGAATGCTTTTCTACATGGTACTCTAAATGAAACGGTTTACATGCATCAACCCGCTGGTTATCGTGAcaatactcgtcctcatcatgtGTGTCTTTTGCAAAAGTCgctttatggtcttaagcaggcACCGCGTGCTTGGTATAAACGGTTTGCTGACTATGTTTCCCGCCTTGGTTTCTCTCATAGCAAAGTGGATCACTCCCTATTTATTCTTCGACAAGGTACGCAATTGGCTTATCTTTTACTCTATGTTGACGATATCATCTTAACATGCTCGTCCGAGTCTCTACGTAAGTCGATCATGGGTAGCCTCACTGGAGAATTTGCAATGAAAGATCTTGGGTGCTTAAGTTACTTTTTGGGAATATCAGTCAAGTCCGTCAAAGATGGCTTGTTTCTCTCGCAAAAGAAATATGCCGAGGAGATCATTGAGCGGGCTGGTATGGCAACCTGTAAACCAGCAGCGACTCCCGTCGACACGAAGCCCAAACTCAGCGCTTCTTCGTCCACTCCTTATGCTGATCCGACACATTACCGTAGTCTTGCCGGCGCTCTTCAGTACCTGACATTTACTAGACCCGACATTTCTTACGCGGTTCAACAAGTTTGTCTTTTCATGCATAATCCGATGGAAGATCACATGAGTGCTTTAAAACGGGTCATTCGGTATGTACAGGGGTCCCTTGAACGCGGCATTTGGATTCGAAATTCTGCCCCGTCTCATTTAACCGCCTATACTGATGCAGATTGGGGCGGGTGTCCTGACACGCGACGATCTACGTCCGGCTACTGCGTATACCTTGGCGATAACTTGATTTCTTGGGCCTCGAAAAGACAGCCTACCTTATCTAAGTCTAGTGCCGAGGCTGAATATCGAGGTGTTGCAAATGTTGTATCGGAATCGTGTTGGCTGCGGAATCTTTTGGTCGAGCTCCACGTTCCTATGAACAAGGCTACACTCGTTTATTGCGATAATGTGTCTGCGATTTACTTATCCGGTAATCCTGTTCAACATCAACGCACTAAACACATTGAGATGGACATACATTTTGTCCGTGAAAAGGTGGAGCGTGGTGAAGTTCGCGTTCGTCATATTCCTTCTCGTTATCAGATTGCGGATATTTTCACTAAAGGTTTACCACTGGTCCTTTTTGAAGATTTTCGTGACAGTCTCAACGTTCGGTTACCTCCCGTTTCGACTGCGGGGGTGTGATAGAATATTAGTAAATAATGTAAATCATTTAGTTTCCTAATGATTAGTTTGTAATTATTCGCTAATATTCGGTTACCTAGTTTGTAGCTTAACCTAGCTTAACCTAAGTGTATTTAACCAAGAACGATTAATTGAATAAGGCACCGATTAATCTCTTTCACGAAaacccgaattggcccgacccaACCCGAATATGACCCCAGTTTTCTTGACCCGTAACTGACTCGAcctgaaaatgacccgatccgaaaccacaaaacccgaaaatgacccgacaaaatataactctaattgaaccgaaaagacttgaaatggctagttctctattattcatttactcgaaaatgacccgacctgaAACAACCCGACCCACTTGACCTGAAACAGACTCCGccaacaaacccaaaatagacccgaaacccaaaatgacccgtcccgacccaaattaacccaaaatgacccgacccgaactcgACCCGTTTTGCCACTAGACTATACCCCACTAACCCCAGTTGCATAGTGCCATAGTGTAGAATTCGAGCTCTATACTAAAGTTTTCGAATTTTGTTTTAAAGAGTCTGAGTTACACTATAAAGTATCTGAACTTATCTACTTAAACATTAaaaaataaactttaaaaatAATCAAAAAAATTATGCATAAACTCAGATAAATGTATAATAGTTATACAATGCTTATTACATAACCAAAGGCATTTTAGGCAACTTCCACCAACGTTCATCATTGTAATTGCAA
This sequence is a window from Silene latifolia isolate original U9 population chromosome 8, ASM4854445v1, whole genome shotgun sequence. Protein-coding genes within it:
- the LOC141594611 gene encoding uncharacterized protein LOC141594611; the protein is MAPGKSTFHPAFAVTNISNHISVKLGLDNDQYPLWVALFTNHAKSHRVLHHIITPKSGGPKAPVTDDEKEQWDTLDATVLQWIYSTISTDLLETVIKSDSTAMDTWNRIADIFQNNKNSRAVTLEQEFSHVEMSDFSSVSAYCQRLKSLSDQLKNVGAPVSNSRLVFQLVSGLTEAYQNVGSIIRQRDPLPQFYQARSMLTLEEASFAKQAATGSAAMYAKNSADSDGGGSATNSSNNNGKGTRSNGNGKKKGKGGKGKSNTPASAPITASTSSPAPAPTAQAPRPQGYGPWQWPPSPWGYPPCPYPAGPWARPPGSNRGGHSGILGPRPARAYTAEGPPSHTDIAAAMYTLGLGPPESWVMDTGATSHMTSDQGKLSSFVNSSIPNGIIVGNGHSIPIKGFGQSKIPKPHPPFVLKNVLYSPHLVKNLISVRKFTTDNHVTIEFDPFGFCVKDIRTGTQLMRCNSQGNLYPISSTNTTPPSSNFSGLAASSLWHDRLGHPGNSTISCLRKNKLIDCNLSRKLFCQSCPLGKHIRLPFAMSNSSTCMPFDIIHCDLWTSPVLSSAGHKYYLLILDDYSNFL